Proteins encoded by one window of Phenylobacterium soli:
- a CDS encoding isoprenylcysteine carboxyl methyltransferase family protein, protein MTLSIVILALVTLQRLGELVLARRNTRRLLARGAVEVAPEHYPVLVGLHFAWLAGLWWWGWDRPADLRWLAVYLVLQALRVWTLVSLGERWTTRIIVLPGAPLVRRGPYRILPHPNYAVVVGEIAVLPLVFDLPVYAAVFSALNASILWVRIRAEGRALKRASAAA, encoded by the coding sequence ATGACGCTCTCGATCGTCATCCTCGCCCTTGTGACGCTGCAGCGCCTGGGCGAACTCGTGCTCGCCCGGCGCAACACTCGCCGGCTCCTGGCGAGGGGCGCCGTCGAGGTCGCGCCCGAGCACTATCCCGTGCTCGTCGGCCTGCATTTCGCCTGGCTGGCGGGGCTCTGGTGGTGGGGATGGGACCGGCCGGCGGATCTGCGCTGGCTCGCCGTCTATCTGGTCCTGCAGGCCTTGCGGGTCTGGACCCTCGTGAGCCTCGGCGAGCGCTGGACGACGCGGATCATCGTCCTGCCGGGCGCGCCGCTGGTCCGGCGCGGCCCTTACAGGATCCTGCCGCACCCGAATTACGCCGTGGTGGTCGGCGAGATCGCCGTCCTGCCGCTGGTCTTCGACCTGCCCGTCTATGCGGCGGTGTTCTCCGCCCTCAACGCCTCGATCCTGTGGGTGCGGATCCGGGCCGAGGGACGGGCGCTGAAGCGCGCGTCGGCGGCGGCCTAG